From the genome of Capsicum annuum cultivar UCD-10X-F1 chromosome 4, UCD10Xv1.1, whole genome shotgun sequence:
cttcatccatcccgccccaatacggtgggagacatcctcgtcaatctcaccgttccCCTGAATCAAGGACCCGaaatacttgaaattatccctcttacacacctcctgggaatccaaccttactaccacgtCGTTCTCCTGCCtcatgtcattaaacttgcattccaaatactctttCTTGCTTCTGCTCAACCTGAACCtattagactcaagggtctgtctccacacctctagtTTATCATTCACCCCCCGGatttcatcaatcaaaactacattatgtacattaaaaaaaaattgaatcatatATCAATAATGTAATTTTCCGGTGCACGTCTGAATCGTGGGTGTTAGTTTTCATCACGACAGGACAATTAAGCATGCAAGGAAATAGTATATATAGTtggatatacatatataatattttaaacgTGATTTTGACTTTGTTTCTAtttaattcttaaaaaaaaacttaaaaaataataatgctCCTTTCGTTCGTCTTTTTCTGGTCATTTTTCGTTTTACGAGAGtcaacttaattaattttaaaagctaaattgaattatattaatttattgttttaatttgacAATCCTTCtcagatgaaaaaatatatatcttaaaatgttgatcaaagtatATTTAGTTTGACCTTTGAAAAGggaaatgtgacaagtaaaaattaACACGGGAATACTTGAGAGCCAGAGAAAACGTTAATACAATTATGAACTTGTGATAATCATTTATTTAAATTGTTAACCAAGCGGAATAGGATGACTACTACATACGGTTAGGAACTTAGGATACATAACATAATtatcataaagaaaataatattaatttgatcataattaagttgcaattttttttcatattaatatgatgaaaaaatacattttaaaagtaaaaatcgAAAGGAGGAAGTACAATAGAAGCCAGTAATTGTCTGCCTACAAATCAtccaaaaataagaaaaggatATTTCACTCTGACCATATGTTATAAAAATTCCAAATTGTAAATAACAAAACAAGTCTTCACATACACAATTGGTTGGAAGTAAAAGTAAAttctgaaaaaaaatataatttgtagaGTCAAATGTGGTTAATTAATTGACCCTGACCCAAATTCCCTCACTTGGTATGTCCTGATGAACCACAAATAGAAGATAGTAACCAGGTGGTGCTAATTTACCTGATTTTGGAAATGCACAGCTCACTTCATACACTGATTTTCCAACTTGTCTTACAATTCCTCTTGGAAGTACCAACATTCTTTGATTCATAGTATTCGAATGTGTGTTAAAACCAGGTGCAATCATTGTTACTTTAATCAAATCTCGATTTAGTAATCCAGAGGAAGTAAATTGGATGTCAACACGTTGCCCGTATGCGTATTTAAGATGGGAATCGGGAGAAATGATTTGCGGTCGTAGATTAGTAGATTGCGAATCCAAGTAGGACGGTGAGAATGCCTCCAAACTTAAATCTGTCGGGAAAAGAACTCCAGTGAAATTGTAGAGCTCATTTGGATTGCTACCACCAACAAGAACACGACCATCTCGGAGCAGAACTGCCGTTGAATGATACATTCTTGGTGTGGTATTCGGGTTTTGTACCTCGAATCTAGAACCAGATGGGTTATCAGGTCGGTAAATCACTGGACTCAACACCGGGTTCCTAGCAATTTGCCATCCAGCAGTGCCCGAGGCGGCTCCATTGATGATCAAGACGTTACCGTCGGGTAAAATTACCATGTCACCCATTGTTCGAGGTAGTGGCATGGTCTCCATGGTCCATTGTGGATTCGGGTCCGTAATTGTAATTCGCCCGCATGTGTTTAACGCACCCACAAAGTCACCTTTTGCTGCTCTTGGGTATGAGCCTTTTGGGGCTCCACCACACACCAAAACCTCAGCTTCAACTTTTTCTGACCGCAAGTTCTTTAAGGGAAGAAGAACTGCAGAGCCCGTACTTGGATAATTTCTTGGATTGCCACCAGGTATTTGCGGGTACGTTTTCACTACCGTGTTTGTCGTGTAATCGAGCAAGATAGCTCGATCATTGGCGAAAATGAATAAATTCCCATCCACATTGAGAAAAACAAAGGGGTATAGATTGTTTTCCTCCCTAGGAACATTAGTCTGCTGAAGAAAGGGCAGACTAAATACGTTGTTGGTTGAGGCAGTCTTTGGATAAAACTCGTAGTTAAAAGCATCACGTCCACCTACGATAATTTGCCTTCCATCAGGAAGAAGATGATTGGCTGAATACCATCGACTTTGAATTAGGCCATTACCTAATTCCTGCCAGTCACAAGTGGCACATGGTTTGAAATTCCTCACCATAACTTTACCATCGTTGAATCCACCAGTTTGGACCAAAGTACCATCAGATGTAGCAGAGCCTGAGGAGCACCACACATCCGTCTGGACCATGAGGGGTCGTATCGAGTTAGTGGACACGTCGTATTCAACAGAGTGGGCAGTGCAATCGACTTTCAAGGCTAGGTCATTAGGGTTGTTACGACATTTGCCATCGGGCAAGGAGATGTTGGATGCACCAAAGTCAGTACGATCGTACATGACAACTCTATCGTTGTTGAGGAGTTGCATGTGCATGGCTGAGATGCCAATGTTGGACATAAGTAGATCCCACTTGCCACCACCTGCAGCATAAGCCAAGTTCATGTCATGATGACATGATAGTAGCATAAACATGAAAGGCAGCTGCCAAAGAATGTTGAAAACAAGATTTGTTTTAGTGGCCATTAgctttgattttcttttcttttgtttggtTATAGGACAAAGTAAATACAAAAAACTGCAAAGGGGAAGAAGAGAGCTTTAAGGAGAATGTATTATGATgtgtggtatttgtggtgttgtgAGAAAAGGCTATGGGGATGTCCTTTATATACTGTTATTCCTGGGGGTAATAATGATATATACCAAGTATTACTCTACACATGTAATTAGGCAAGTAATAAtggtttaaattataaattaattgcTAGCAGTGGTTGTTAAGAATAATATTGGTAAAACACTTCTTAATGCAAAATTGACTTTTAGAAgaatattttaagaatttattaGTCAACACCATATGTTGTCGTTCTAACATCATCAGCAGTTATTTTGCTTTTGGATCATATTTGGCAGACATGCTTGGAattacttttgaaaaataaattttggatatTTCTAGCTACGTAACTTATGCTTACTTGATTGCTTTAACCCAATGTTTTATTAGGATGCATAatacttatatattatattatcagTCAGTCGTGGAGAAGTGCAAAATTATGTATGAATATGAATCACATTTTGCATATCTATTAATTGGATCTtctttattattatgtgaaaaaaAAAGGTCACTTGAATCAGTGGTCTCTTCgtaaaattagatattttatgtatatattttttaacattaGTGAAGTATTATCTGCGGACACTCATACTACAAAAAAGTTTAAGTGGTGCATTTGTTTGAGTTATTCACCTCAATTCTCACTTTATGCATTGTTTCCTTCCCCTCTTAATAGTGAACATATATTCTACAAATTCTAAATTCCCCTTTAGAAATATTCACTTATTTATTTAGTTACTTattatagttgttgttgtagggaaaaataaaagtttcataaaattttatcaaGTCAATGATCTCCATTGTTCATTATGAGCCCATAATTTTTCTCGTTCTTTCAATATCAGTTAGgcacattttaattttttttttagatttcttaatATATGTGGATTTGATTCTCATGGGATGCATAAATACCTTTAAGTTCAGAAAGAAAATATGCTCTTTCTTTGCAATCTGTTTATTTTAGCACGATCTGACTAAAGTTGCACGCAATAGAGAATATTTTCTCAATTATTTAGCAAACAATGTATGTTCAtaccattttaatttattgaaaattcaaCTAACCATTCAACATTCTTGAATTGTCTGAACCTTAAAAATAAGCAATTCATTTTACCTTAGTTTCCGCTAATTGTTTTTTAGTTTGCTCCCATCTTATGATACAtatcatattttctatattttgacaACCAGAGAAGCAGAGatgataataattaataattaatgagaACTATTAAGGAGCTATTTAAAGTCTAATTAATTAGCCCCCAATCATTGTTTAGGGATGGAACAAAACTTTccaattattgttttattttaagcAATTAAGTTGATAAAATTGTCAATATAAGAATTTGAAGGTTAATGTTAGGTGGAGAAATGCATGGTTTTGGCATTTATATATCAAACTTAAAACTTCTTTTTAGTTTTGCCTTATTAACCTTTGCAAAGTCTTGGCGCATCAATTATGTAAAGTGACATCACGTTTTGGTTTGAAGCTCCTCCTTCGTACTTATTTACACTCTAGGACATAGATAGAAAAAAATTTAGCGTTGGCAAGCCTCATCACACTTCCTCAGGTTTCTGTCATCCTATATTTTGTAATGCAGTAGTCCTGCACCTA
Proteins encoded in this window:
- the LOC107869402 gene encoding aldehyde oxidase GLOX-like; translated protein: MATKTNLVFNILWQLPFMFMLLSCHHDMNLAYAAGGGKWDLLMSNIGISAMHMQLLNNDRVVMYDRTDFGASNISLPDGKCRNNPNDLALKVDCTAHSVEYDVSTNSIRPLMVQTDVWCSSGSATSDGTLVQTGGFNDGKVMVRNFKPCATCDWQELGNGLIQSRWYSANHLLPDGRQIIVGGRDAFNYEFYPKTASTNNVFSLPFLQQTNVPREENNLYPFVFLNVDGNLFIFANDRAILLDYTTNTVVKTYPQIPGGNPRNYPSTGSAVLLPLKNLRSEKVEAEVLVCGGAPKGSYPRAAKGDFVGALNTCGRITITDPNPQWTMETMPLPRTMGDMVILPDGNVLIINGAASGTAGWQIARNPVLSPVIYRPDNPSGSRFEVQNPNTTPRMYHSTAVLLRDGRVLVGGSNPNELYNFTGVLFPTDLSLEAFSPSYLDSQSTNLRPQIISPDSHLKYAYGQRVDIQFTSSGLLNRDLIKVTMIAPGFNTHSNTMNQRMLVLPRGIVRQVGKSVYEVSCAFPKSGKLAPPGYYLLFVVHQDIPSEGIWVRVN